A single Anopheles maculipalpis chromosome 3RL, idAnoMacuDA_375_x, whole genome shotgun sequence DNA region contains:
- the LOC126562771 gene encoding protein Gemin2, producing MEVDMIQKPALAVEPPDANFNPDLTPETGEQYLQKVMYERGKCPVVVCAEKPQSLHQQKTLSGTAALPTDEVKNVAHRALIPTREWETMQNQKFSELRDTITSYRGSAQYKENLQRTHVFLNFDDRQHLHEYCANNLPYVSILLSIPQRNLEILLEYLHEWLQDSDQASSSASQQQDEPSDPELCDTAAALTPSVTSKEELHRGDGYRRDWIPQWIYAILACLIKPLEPYIHSVLRDIAKTCIALRNELKLEDEPKVLPLNLLISIISKHFNQCDLGDNIA from the exons ATGGAGGTGGATATGATACAGAAGCCAGCGTTGGCCGTTGAACCACCGGATGCGAATTTTAACCCTGATCTAACGCCGGAAACCGGCGAACAGTATTTGCAAAAGGTGATGTACGAGCGTGGCAAGTGTCCGGTGGTAGTTTGTGCTGAAAAACCTCAATCCCTTCATCAACAGAAAACCCTCTCCGGAACGGCCGCCCTTCCAACG GACGAGGTTAAAAACGTTGCCCACCGTGCCCTCATACCGACACGCGAATGGGAAACGATGCAGAATCAAAAGTTTTCCGAGCTGCGGGACACGATCACCTCGTACCGCGGTAGCGCACAGTACAAGGAAAACCTACAGCGAACGCACGTATTTCTGAACTTTGACGATCGACAGCATCTGCACGAGTACTGTGCCAATAATCTACCCTACGTGAGCATACTGCTCAGCATTCCGCAACggaatttggaaattttgctCGAATATTTGCACGAATGGTTGCAGGATTCGGATCAAGCTTCCTCGTCCGCCTCCCAACAGCAAGACGAACCATCCGATCCGGAACTGTGCGATACGGCTGCAGCACTAACACCGTCCGTTACGAGCAAGGAGGAGCTGCATCGTGGCGATGGCTACCGGCGGGATTGGATACCACAGTGGATTTACGCGATACTGGCCTGTCTTATCAAACCGCTCGAACCATACATACACAGCGTGCTGCGAGACATTGCCAAAACGTGTATCGCGCTGCGCAACGAACTGAAACTGGAGGATGAGCCGAAGGTGTTGCCGCTCAATCTGCTGATTAGCATAATTTCGAAACACTTCAATCAGTGCGATTTGGGCGATAATATTGCCTGA
- the LOC126562215 gene encoding UPF0489 protein C5orf22 homolog: MDALASDSSERRQSDTKGEAAGEETQTKNSAETTRQTPTTQPEKVMEPDDKAQQCADEPTTTTESNNSQPSSSVGQTAATAASSSSKAPPKSRSFEKIPIFVVEDHHEVLTFLYRCFGSKHLPLQGNRIVHFDSHPDMCIPKHMPANYVFNKDDLLDSISIENWLMPTVFAGHVERIVWIKPPWSDQIPKGKFEFHVGEFEGSIRTDSTLEYFVSEGCYQPEDKLENRRRLRLEVCSVEEYPVAEDTDLANGYILDIDLDYFSTHNPFLKIYDRVQLYEKLKEIFVSPELADDAENDLEKLQRIARDREEKLEFLESIFLYLEEVGNLKHFLVDYQQEISDEYAGLLEKVTTLVRTLKREYKEEEIDWSMIYDAGCTCDVTDLPHHESSQDEIETMVGQLERFLEKLPCPPVVITVSRSSEDDYTPATQVEMIQEMVLAALTKCLRAELDTPILHYKDQKFTL; the protein is encoded by the coding sequence ATGGATGCTTTAGCAAGCGACTCCTCTGAGCGGCGGCAGTCAGACACGAAAGGAGAAGCGGCGGGTGaggaaacacaaacaaaaaactccgcTGAAACTACACGCCAAACGCCAACCACCCAGCCCGAGAAGGTGATGGAACCCGACGACAAAGCGCAACAGTGCGCGGATGAACCAACGACGACAACGGAATCTAACAACAGCCAACCATCCTCCTCCGTTGgccaaacagcagcaacagcagcatcttcCTCTTCCAAAGCACCGCCGAAAAGCAGATCGTTCGAAAAAATACCGATCTTCGTGGTGGAAGACCATCATGAAGTGCTCACGTTCCTTTATCGGTGCTTCGGCTCGAAGCATTTACCCCTGCAAGGTAACCGGATCGTGCACTTTGACTCCCATCCGGACATGTGCATCCCGAAGCATATGCCCGCAAACTATGTGTTCAACAAGGACGATCTGCTGGATAGTATCAGCATCGAGAACTGGCTTATGCCGACCGTATTTGCTGGGCACGTCGAGCGTATCGTTTGGATTAAACCGCCGTGGTCGGATCAGATTCCAAAGGGCAAGTTTGAGTTTCACGTAGGCGAGTTTGAGGGTTCGATACGGACGGATTCGACGCTGGAATATTTCGTGTCGGAGGGTTGCTATCAACCGGAGGATAAGCTGGAAAATAGGAGACGGTTGCGGTTGGAAGTTTGTTCGGTCGAAGAGTACCCGGTAGCGGAGGATACGGATCTGGCGAATGGGTACATACTCGATATCGATCTGGATTACTTCAGCACACACAATCCCTTCCTGAAGATTTACGACCGGGTACAGCTGTACGAAAAGTTGAAGGAAATATTCGTTTCGCCCGAGCTGGCCGACGATGCGGAGAACGATCTCGAGAAGTTGCAGCGTATAGCACGGGATCGGGAGGAAAAGCTCGAATTTCTTGAGTCGATCTTCCTGTACCTGGAGGAGGTTGGCAATCTGAAACATTTTCTGGTGGACTATCAACAGGAGATAAGTGACGAATATGCGGGACTGTTGGAGAAGGTGACCACGCTGGTGCGGACGCTGAAGCGCGAGTACAAGGAGGAAGAGATCGATTGGTCAATGATTTACGATGCGGGCTGTACGTGTGATGTGACCGATTTACCACACCATGAATCGAGCCAGGACGAGATCGAAACGATGGTGGGCCAGCTGGAACGCTTCCTGGAGAAGCTTCCGTGCCCGCCTGTTGTAATAACGGTGTCGCGATCGAGCGAAGACGACTACACACCGGCGACGCAGGTGGAAATGATACAGGAGATGGTGCTGGCGGCGCTTACAAAGTGTCTGCGGGCGGAACTAGATACCCCGATACTTCACTATAAGGATCAGAAATTTACACTGTAA
- the LOC126561001 gene encoding DC-STAMP domain-containing protein 2-like, whose product MYWQVIEITSLAAIQTVIVNVLLLNQFPLRPTLHWFWLGITFAFTFVLLKRSKGARCVSMLLVPQFISKRGRAALIGYIFLLTVTGPTANTMHNVEVLGETLSCTQEQLKVAILDTISALKVPFLAMKKIIDELLKTVERSFMKVQGTLMEMLKLVKRILHSMKKAYNWLGDVVSVCNDKLGTPSERCLQALDQTIDGCKEEMGAMDFLCEVTQVGKTVCYGAKMVDYFCELIDFISDAVIEEIEQGIQNLMHNLEELFRVKVEYDHTFDFASNASKTLAEVGAEIRQEIADRTVPLRRTFNIMGLITSGFFICIVLRAVRYWKRYLKKDDFDNNFLTEDFYAIECRRLKLSMETIFPLTRKESRRYVPLTSLRLTWKEWFRIAKSITFLAISTVQICGQLAADYALYWLLTLIKHFMHEGSSNNAAAGNSSNVITPLAVGVSGEGILADTLRDIVRSFDPIVNGTAIDPSQCIPDASPPRFGQYGEIGVLLVLCWCFAFVEPYGLRVRQLVMQRYYPVRARSRALWLYNDILLKRESLLKILRNHIVGAGDCEHSAEVHWLDVVRAKTNRYWICRTVLGQGGTVRCILCGDVLRERADLLVRCPGAECPGIYCQDCLMETGNNCSLCLDVLMLEARELDKIYMV is encoded by the exons ATGTACTGGCAAGTGATCGAAATCACCAGTCTTGCTGCAATACAAACGGTGATTGTgaatgtgctgctgctgaatcAATTCCCGCTCCGGCCTACTTTGCATTGGTTCTGGCTGGGGATTACATTCGCATTCACTTTCGTGCTGCTAAAACGTAGCAAAGGTGCCCGGTGTGTGTCAATGCTGTTAGTTCCACAGTTTATAAGCAAACGGGGTCGAGCGGCACTGATCGGATACATCTTTCTGTTGACCGTTACCGGTCCTACGGCAAACACGATGCACAATGTGGAAGTACTGGGAGAAACGCTAAGCTGCACCCAGGAACAGCTGAAGGTAGCGATCCTGGACACGATCAGTGCACTGAAGGTTCCCTTTCTGGCGATGAAGAAGATCATCGATGAGCTACTGAAAACTGTCGAGCGGTCATTTATGAAGGTGCAAGGAACGCTGATGGAAATGTTAAAGTTGGTGAAAAGGATAC TTCACTCCATGAAGAAAGCGTACAACTGGCTGGGAGACGTAGTGTCCGTGTGCAACGATAAACTAGGCACACCTTCCGAACGTTGCCTTCAAGCGTTGGACCAAACAATCGATGGTTGCAAAGAGGAAATGGGCGCTATGGACTTTCTGTGCGAAGTCACACAGGTTGGCAAAACGGTCTGCTACGGTGCAAAGATGGTGGACTATTTTTGTGAGCTTATCGACTTCATAAGTGACGCTGTTATAGAAGAAATTGAGCAAG GCATTCAAAATTTGATGCACAACTTGGAGGAATTGTTCCGGGTGAAGGTGGAATACGATCATACGTTTGATTTTGCATCCAATGCTTCGAAAACCTTGGCAGAAGTGGGAGCAGAAATAAGACAGGAAATTGCGGATCGAACTGTACCATTGAGGAGAACATTTAATATAATGGGATTGATAACTAGTGGTTTTTTCATATGTATCGTTTTGAG AGCTGTTCGCTATTGGaagagatatttgaaaaaggaTGATTTTGATAACAATTTCCTAACCGAAGATTTCTATGCGATCGAATGTCGAAGATTGAAGCTAAGCATGGAAACTATCTTTCCGTTAACCCGTAAGGAAAGTCGTCGTTATGTACCCTTAACATCGCTTCGGCTCACATGGAAGGAATGGTTTCGGATAGCGAAATCTATAACCTTTCTCGCAATCTCTACCGTCCAAATTTGTGGCCAATTAGCGGCTGATTACGCACTCTACTGGCTACTGACGCTGATCAAACATTTTATGCACGAAGGATCATCGAATAATGCTGCTGCAGGGAACTCTTCTAATGTCATAACTCCGCTAGCAGTAGGAGTAAGTGGTGAAGGCATCTTAGCTGACACGCTGCGAGACATTGTGCGATCGTTTGATCCGATCGTAAATGGAACGGCAATTGATCCTTCGCAATGTATTCCGGATGCTTCACCGCCACGCTTTGGACAGTATGGCGAGATTGGagtgctgctggtgctttgCTGGTGTTTTGCATTTGTAGAACCGTATGGATTACGCGTTCGACAGCTAGTTATGCAACGATACTATCCGGTACGAGCCCGGTCGCGCGCGCTCTGGCTTTATAATGATATTCTGCTGAAGCGAGAAAGCTTACTGAAAATCTTAAGGAACCACATCGTGGGAGCAGGAGATTGCGAGCATAGTGCCGAAGTACATTGGCTGGATGTTGTTCGGGCGAAAACTAATCGTTACTGGATCTGTCGAACGGTACTAGGCCAGGGTGGAACCGTACGATGTATTTTGTGTGGCGATGTGTTACGAGAAAGAGCAGATCTGCTGGTTAGATGTCCGGGCGCAGAATGTCCTGGAATTTATTGTCAGGATTGTTTGATGGAAACTGGAAACAATTGTTCACTTTGTTTGGATGTTCTTATGCTGGAAGCTAGAGAATTGGATAAAATATATATGGTATAG